The genomic region CCCGTTGATTTTGCACAGAAATTTCGATGGTCTTTCCAGCACCCATCACGAATTCATCGATGCTGTTATCGATAACCTCTTTTAATAAAATATAAATACCATCGTCCTGGCTGGATCCATCTCCAAGTTTCCCGATGTACATACCAGGTCGCATACGAATATGCTCCTTCCAGTCTAAAGACCGAATATTATCTTCGGTATATTTAGTATTGTCGCTCATATAGATTCATGGAGTTTCGGTCTAAATATAAGGTAATAGCCGAAAAACTGAAACAGTTCCAGAGGAAAGTAATTAACAAAGATTTTAGATACGATGTTAATTAAAAGAATGAACTTAAAATGAAGTGTTATTGGTTATATTTTCAAATCTTGAAACTAGACGTTGAATCTAAAATGCATTACATCGCCATCCTTAACGATATAATCTTTGCCTTCTACACGCATTTTACCAGCTTCCTTTACTTTTGCTTCACTTCCAAAACTTACATATTCGTCATAGGCTATAACCTCAGCACGAATAAAACCTTTTTCGAAGTCGGTGTGAATCACACCTGCAGCCTGTGGGGCTGAAGATCCAACAGGAATGGTCCATGCTCTAACTTCTTTAACTCCTGCTGTGAAGTAAGTTTGAAGATTAAGCAATTTATAAGCTCCTCTAATTAGTTTTGCTGAACCAGGCTCTTCAAGCCCAATATCCTGAAGAAACATCTGTCTTTCCTCGAAATCATCAAGTTCAGTTATATCAGCTTCAGTTCCAACCGCAAGAACGAGAACTTCCGCATTTTCTTCTGCTACAGCTGTTCTAACTTTCTCTACATGTTCGTTACCATCAACAGCAGCACCTTCATCTACATTACAAACATACATTACCGGCTTATCTGTGATAAACTGTAAAGGCGCGATAAATTCCTTACGTTCGTCTTCAGTAAGATCGATCGCTCGAACAGATTTCCCAGCTTCAAGAC from Christiangramia sp. OXR-203 harbors:
- the ychF gene encoding redox-regulated ATPase YchF; its protein translation is MKAGIVGLPNVGKSTLFNCLSNAKAQSANFPFCTIEPNVGVVNVPDQRLLKLEELVDPEKVIPATVEIVDIAGLVKGASKGEGLGNQFLGNIRETDAILHVLRCFEDDNIVHVDGSIDPIRDKETIDMELQLKDLETADKKLEKVKRAARTGNKEAQKEEAALLKVKSGLEAGKSVRAIDLTEDERKEFIAPLQFITDKPVMYVCNVDEGAAVDGNEHVEKVRTAVAEENAEVLVLAVGTEADITELDDFEERQMFLQDIGLEEPGSAKLIRGAYKLLNLQTYFTAGVKEVRAWTIPVGSSAPQAAGVIHTDFEKGFIRAEVIAYDEYVSFGSEAKVKEAGKMRVEGKDYIVKDGDVMHFRFNV